A genomic stretch from Defluviitalea raffinosedens includes:
- the trpS gene encoding tryptophan--tRNA ligase codes for MTADMQTEKKKVIFSGMQPSGNITLGNYLGALKNWTKLQDEYNCLFCIVDLHALTVRQNPAELRKRAREVLMQYIAAGLDPEKNIIYYQSHVPAHAELAWILNCFTYMGELNRMTQFKEKSQKHKDNINAGLFTYPVLMAADILLYQADLVPVGNDQSQHLEITRDIAIRFNNLYGDTFTVPEGYFPKVGARIMSLQEPTKKMSKSDENENAYIALLDSPDTIVRKLKRAVTDSEAKIQYTDKQPGIKNLLDIYCSITEESVEEAVDRFSSLGYGEFKLKVAEAIIEELRPLQNRFYELEKDKAYIDGIIKTNAEKASYIANRTLRKVQKKIGLPPIVK; via the coding sequence ATGACAGCAGATATGCAAACGGAAAAAAAGAAGGTTATATTTAGCGGTATGCAGCCTTCAGGAAATATTACTCTGGGGAATTACTTAGGGGCTTTAAAGAATTGGACCAAATTGCAGGATGAATACAATTGTTTATTTTGCATTGTAGATTTGCATGCCCTGACAGTACGTCAAAATCCTGCTGAACTTAGGAAAAGAGCCAGAGAAGTTTTGATGCAGTATATCGCAGCGGGATTAGATCCGGAAAAAAATATTATTTACTATCAATCCCATGTGCCTGCCCATGCAGAATTGGCATGGATTCTTAACTGTTTTACTTATATGGGCGAATTAAACCGCATGACTCAGTTTAAGGAAAAATCCCAAAAACATAAGGATAATATCAATGCCGGACTATTTACTTATCCGGTTCTTATGGCAGCGGATATTTTATTATATCAGGCGGATCTGGTGCCTGTAGGAAACGACCAGAGTCAGCATTTAGAAATCACAAGGGATATTGCTATAAGATTTAATAATTTATATGGAGATACTTTTACTGTTCCGGAAGGTTATTTCCCCAAAGTAGGCGCAAGAATTATGAGCTTGCAGGAGCCTACCAAGAAGATGTCAAAGTCTGATGAAAATGAAAATGCATACATCGCTCTTTTAGATTCTCCTGATACTATTGTAAGAAAATTAAAGAGAGCTGTAACAGACTCAGAGGCCAAGATTCAATACACCGACAAGCAGCCGGGAATCAAAAATCTCTTGGATATCTACTGCAGTATTACAGAAGAATCAGTAGAAGAGGCAGTGGACAGGTTCTCATCCTTGGGTTATGGAGAATTTAAACTCAAAGTGGCAGAAGCCATTATAGAAGAATTAAGACCACTTCAAAACAGATTTTATGAACTGGAAAAAGATAAAGCATACATTGATGGCATCATAAAAACCAATGCAGAAAAAGCATCTTATATTGCCAACAGAACTCTAAGAAAAGTACAGAAGAAGATTGGACTTCCTCCAATTGTAAAATAA
- a CDS encoding tryptophan transporter, with translation MKVKHLTMSAILLAIGAILHYIVPGIFAGMKPDFLLSMMFLAIFINFNATNVAATSIACGLISALTTTFPGGQIPNIIDKCITGFVVGLLIYALRKIPIPQTLKMGIIGLIGTLISGTAFLGSAYLLVGLPGGASFGALFMGVVIPASIGNVIFIILFYQIIARIGLSRETLSE, from the coding sequence ATGAAGGTAAAACATTTAACTATGTCGGCAATTTTATTGGCAATCGGGGCGATTTTACATTACATTGTACCAGGAATTTTTGCAGGAATGAAACCGGACTTTTTATTATCCATGATGTTTTTAGCCATCTTTATTAATTTTAATGCGACGAATGTAGCTGCAACATCTATTGCCTGTGGGCTGATTTCAGCATTAACAACGACTTTCCCTGGAGGACAGATACCCAATATTATTGACAAGTGTATCACAGGTTTTGTTGTGGGATTACTCATTTATGCTTTAAGAAAGATCCCTATTCCTCAAACACTTAAAATGGGCATTATAGGACTAATTGGAACACTCATTAGCGGAACAGCATTTTTAGGCAGTGCATACCTTTTGGTAGGTCTTCCAGGCGGAGCAAGTTTTGGAGCACTGTTTATGGGAGTAGTTATTCCAGCATCCATAGGAAACGTGATTTTCATCATTCTATTCTATCAAATCATTGCCCGCATAGGATTAAGCCGGGAGACACTTTCTGAGTAG
- a CDS encoding efflux RND transporter permease subunit, with the protein MKLSKVSIQRPVTTVMVVFIVILLGIVSIGRLPVDLLPSFELPYALVMTSYNGAGPQEIESLITKPLEATVGTVSNLKNITSTSSNGSSMIFVEFNDGTDMDVAMLNMREKIDMIKDFLPEDAEDPMVMALDPNMMPIMEIGISGNEDLVKLKQIVEDEITGKIERIEGVASVSLSGGKEKEIRITLLPDKLKGYNISPSTVAQSIAAENLNLPAGTVKQGNSTLTLRAVGEFDSIEEIRNLPIMTSGGVIYLRDIAEVEEVFKEMSSYAYINGQPSISLSIQKQSTANTVQVSKAINKTLEQVRTELKDIEITTIYDSAEFINSSIGNVASTAISGGILAVLILFVFLRNIRSTFIVGTAIPVSIVATFALMYFSGLTLNMVSLGGLALGIGMLVDNAIVVLENIYRHRENGEGRKDAADKGTTEVGMAVLASTLTTIAVFLPIVFVEGITAKLFKEMALTITYSLTASLVVAVTLVPMMASKILKVEKVDEIKRRKITTKIFDAWSAVLDSIDKVYRRVLNWTLHHRLKASLITIGVFIATLSIPVLGLVGMEFFPASDEGSFTIDVTLPKGTVIEETFEVVQQVEAKLEGIKEVQEVFVTIGGGGMLSSGTSSNSASLTVDIGSVKERERSVDEVADEVRVLVSDIPGAEFSVSGSSSMTVTGGSPISIEIAGDDLEKLKQIANDVVDIVESVEGTREVTSSFEDGIPEAQITINRQKASMYGLNMATISNTLKTAVQGSVATRFKVDGTEIDVRMVYDTSRSEYLKDIKNIAVTSPMGVNVPLSEVADISISESPTSIYRENQKRVVTVSSALFGVDMSTAQTAIDQRLKEYPMPDGYTYKFSGEVEQMMESFSSLGLALLLAILLVYMVLAAQFESFLHPFTIMFSVPLALTGAILGLFVTGRTLSMPSFIGLIMLVGIVVNNAIVLIDYIIQLRKRGYDRTEAILEAGPTRLRPILMTTLTTVLGMLPMALGIGEGAETMAPLATAVIGGLSLSTILTLVVIPLNYTLFDDISRKLRGKRKKKKSQEMAV; encoded by the coding sequence ATGAAGCTTTCAAAAGTATCAATACAGCGTCCTGTTACCACTGTCATGGTTGTATTTATTGTAATACTGCTGGGGATAGTATCTATAGGAAGGCTACCGGTAGATTTATTGCCAAGTTTTGAACTTCCCTATGCATTAGTCATGACATCTTATAACGGGGCAGGGCCTCAGGAAATAGAATCCCTGATTACAAAACCTTTAGAAGCTACAGTAGGGACAGTAAGTAATTTAAAAAACATAACATCCACGTCTTCCAATGGTTCCTCCATGATTTTTGTAGAATTTAATGATGGAACCGATATGGATGTGGCAATGCTAAATATGCGAGAAAAGATTGACATGATTAAGGACTTTTTACCGGAAGATGCAGAAGATCCTATGGTAATGGCGCTGGATCCCAATATGATGCCAATCATGGAAATAGGGATCAGCGGAAATGAAGACTTAGTTAAATTAAAACAAATTGTAGAGGACGAAATAACTGGCAAAATAGAAAGAATAGAAGGGGTTGCTTCTGTCAGCTTAAGCGGAGGAAAAGAAAAGGAAATACGCATTACTTTACTTCCAGATAAGCTAAAAGGTTATAATATATCCCCAAGTACTGTGGCGCAATCCATCGCAGCCGAAAACTTAAACCTCCCTGCAGGAACAGTAAAGCAGGGAAACAGCACTCTTACTCTTCGTGCTGTAGGGGAATTTGACAGTATTGAGGAAATTAGAAATCTCCCTATTATGACTTCCGGAGGCGTCATTTATTTAAGAGATATCGCAGAAGTTGAAGAAGTTTTCAAAGAAATGAGTTCTTATGCATACATAAACGGACAGCCCAGTATTAGTTTATCCATTCAAAAACAATCCACAGCCAACACAGTTCAGGTGTCTAAAGCAATTAATAAAACCCTGGAGCAAGTGAGGACTGAATTAAAAGATATCGAGATTACAACGATTTACGACAGTGCAGAATTTATTAATTCATCCATTGGAAATGTTGCATCCACTGCCATTTCGGGTGGAATATTGGCTGTACTCATATTATTTGTTTTCTTACGAAATATAAGAAGTACTTTCATTGTTGGAACAGCAATACCAGTATCTATTGTTGCGACCTTTGCGCTGATGTATTTCAGCGGCCTTACATTAAATATGGTTTCTTTAGGAGGATTGGCACTAGGAATTGGGATGCTGGTGGATAATGCCATAGTTGTTTTGGAAAACATATACAGGCATAGAGAAAATGGAGAAGGCCGAAAGGATGCAGCCGATAAAGGAACTACAGAAGTTGGCATGGCGGTTTTGGCTTCTACCCTTACAACCATTGCCGTATTCCTGCCTATAGTTTTCGTTGAAGGAATCACTGCAAAATTGTTTAAAGAGATGGCATTAACCATAACTTATTCTTTGACTGCATCTTTAGTTGTTGCAGTAACTTTGGTACCTATGATGGCTTCTAAGATTTTAAAAGTCGAAAAAGTAGATGAAATTAAAAGAAGAAAAATAACGACTAAAATATTCGATGCATGGAGTGCCGTATTGGATAGTATAGATAAGGTATACAGAAGAGTTCTTAACTGGACTCTTCACCATAGATTGAAAGCGTCTTTGATTACGATAGGCGTTTTTATAGCTACGTTGTCAATTCCTGTCTTGGGTCTGGTTGGGATGGAATTTTTCCCGGCTTCTGACGAAGGAAGTTTTACAATTGATGTAACTCTTCCAAAAGGCACTGTAATAGAAGAAACTTTTGAAGTAGTACAGCAGGTTGAAGCAAAATTAGAAGGTATTAAAGAAGTACAAGAAGTATTTGTAACTATTGGCGGAGGCGGAATGTTAAGCTCGGGTACGTCTTCTAACAGCGCCTCATTAACGGTGGATATAGGCTCTGTTAAAGAAAGAGAACGTTCTGTTGATGAAGTTGCGGATGAAGTCAGAGTTTTGGTTTCTGATATTCCGGGAGCTGAATTCTCCGTTTCAGGAAGCAGTTCTATGACAGTAACAGGCGGAAGCCCAATTTCTATAGAAATTGCTGGAGACGATTTGGAAAAGCTAAAACAAATCGCCAATGATGTCGTAGATATTGTGGAAAGTGTGGAGGGAACAAGAGAAGTAACGAGTTCTTTTGAAGACGGCATTCCAGAAGCCCAAATTACGATCAACAGACAAAAAGCATCCATGTATGGACTCAATATGGCAACTATATCCAACACATTAAAAACTGCCGTACAAGGTTCTGTGGCAACCCGGTTTAAGGTAGACGGAACAGAGATTGATGTAAGAATGGTATACGATACATCAAGATCAGAATACTTAAAGGATATTAAAAATATCGCTGTTACATCTCCTATGGGAGTCAATGTACCTTTATCAGAAGTGGCAGATATCTCTATAAGTGAAAGCCCTACCAGTATCTACAGAGAGAACCAGAAAAGAGTTGTAACAGTGAGCTCAGCACTTTTTGGAGTAGATATGAGCACTGCTCAGACTGCTATTGACCAAAGATTAAAAGAATACCCAATGCCTGACGGATATACTTATAAATTCTCGGGAGAAGTAGAACAAATGATGGAGTCCTTCTCCAGTCTTGGATTAGCATTATTGTTGGCGATTTTACTTGTATACATGGTTTTGGCGGCACAATTCGAATCTTTCCTCCATCCGTTTACAATTATGTTTTCTGTACCTTTAGCTTTAACCGGAGCTATTCTCGGATTATTTGTAACGGGCAGAACCTTAAGTATGCCTTCATTTATAGGATTAATTATGCTGGTAGGTATAGTTGTTAATAACGCGATCGTATTAATTGATTATATTATTCAGCTTCGAAAAAGAGGATATGACAGAACAGAAGCTATATTAGAGGCTGGGCCCACAAGACTGCGACCTATTCTTATGACAACCCTTACAACTGTCCTTGGAATGCTTCCGATGGCATTAGGAATCGGTGAAGGAGCAGAGACCATGGCACCTTTAGCTACAGCCGTTATAGGAGGATTGTCATTATCTACGATCCTTACATTAGTAGTTATTCCTCTTAACTATACGTTATTTGATGATATATCCAGGAAATTAAGAGGAAAAAGAAAGAAAAAGAAAAGCCAAGAAATGGCAGTGTAA
- a CDS encoding efflux RND transporter periplasmic adaptor subunit — protein MKMKRLIPMVLALGILTAGCGQTNQEVMNETEEKATPVKVEQVSKGQISNTFTYGGKINPKQQITVSSKIAGKVKAVNFDIGDVVKAGDILFTLDETDLKNTIRTLEAQIKSAEAAVNMSKVGLNSAKGSQQEQQKNQLESNLQMAEIKLQDAKKAYEDMKALYEIGSASKQQLDQMKTAYDTAAIGYNSAKEAYDLFINKLSKESVEQAQTQVAQAMASKESLEVQLANAYETLKDAAVRSPIDGIVSSRTIDAGEMVSGAVAPFTIIQMDTVSVEVNVSEQLINKIEKGQKVNVYVSSAFDKPFEGTIQAISPAADERTFTYPVKIEISNKEGLLKPGMFAEVEFAADTVKDAVIVPREAVLTEGDMHYVYIVEGERAKKLEVKLGLDNGKEAEILEGLKEGAQLVVKGQNYLEDGGKVQIADN, from the coding sequence ATGAAAATGAAAAGATTAATCCCTATGGTACTTGCTTTAGGGATATTGACTGCTGGCTGCGGTCAGACTAACCAAGAAGTAATGAATGAAACAGAAGAAAAGGCAACGCCTGTTAAAGTAGAGCAAGTCTCAAAAGGACAAATTTCTAATACTTTTACATATGGAGGGAAAATTAATCCTAAACAGCAGATTACTGTTTCAAGTAAAATTGCAGGAAAAGTAAAAGCAGTAAATTTTGATATTGGAGATGTAGTTAAAGCAGGAGATATTTTATTCACTTTAGATGAAACAGATCTTAAAAATACCATAAGAACCCTTGAAGCTCAAATTAAATCTGCTGAGGCTGCTGTGAATATGAGTAAAGTTGGCCTTAACAGCGCCAAAGGTAGTCAGCAGGAACAACAGAAAAATCAGTTGGAATCAAATTTACAAATGGCAGAAATCAAATTGCAAGATGCTAAAAAGGCTTATGAAGATATGAAAGCCTTATATGAAATAGGGTCAGCTTCCAAGCAGCAATTGGATCAGATGAAAACCGCTTATGACACAGCTGCTATCGGATACAATTCTGCAAAAGAGGCTTATGATTTATTTATCAATAAACTTTCAAAAGAAAGCGTTGAACAGGCACAAACCCAAGTGGCTCAGGCAATGGCCAGCAAAGAAAGCCTGGAAGTTCAATTGGCCAACGCTTATGAAACTCTAAAAGATGCAGCTGTTAGAAGTCCTATCGATGGTATTGTAAGCAGCCGTACAATTGATGCAGGAGAAATGGTGAGTGGCGCTGTTGCACCATTTACGATTATACAAATGGATACAGTATCTGTAGAAGTAAATGTTTCTGAGCAACTCATCAATAAAATCGAAAAAGGACAGAAAGTAAATGTATATGTAAGTTCTGCGTTTGATAAGCCTTTTGAAGGAACGATTCAAGCCATAAGTCCTGCAGCGGATGAAAGAACTTTTACATATCCTGTTAAAATTGAGATTTCCAATAAAGAAGGTTTACTTAAGCCCGGTATGTTTGCGGAAGTGGAATTTGCTGCAGATACTGTAAAAGATGCAGTGATAGTTCCCAGAGAAGCAGTATTGACAGAAGGCGATATGCATTATGTTTATATTGTTGAGGGAGAGAGAGCTAAAAAATTAGAGGTTAAGTTGGGTCTTGATAATGGAAAAGAAGCAGAAATTTTAGAAGGATTAAAAGAAGGAGCACAACTTGTTGTAAAAGGACAAAATTATCTTGAAGATGGTGGTAAAGTCCAAATTGCAGACAATTAG
- a CDS encoding MarR family winged helix-turn-helix transcriptional regulator, producing MEEKKVNEISHQFLNFILSLKLWLKENYLKEFNINGKGNCSNLTGRQFTILVIVHQFECCTISDLEKELNVSNSSLSIVVSKLVKEGYLKRTYPSEEEDRRKTYISLTPKGISVLTEVYERIIKIFGDFYCNLDEKKQKDFEEGLKKLSAIFGS from the coding sequence ATGGAAGAAAAAAAGGTGAACGAGATCAGTCATCAATTTTTAAATTTTATATTGAGTTTAAAGCTATGGCTTAAAGAAAATTACTTAAAAGAATTCAATATTAATGGAAAAGGCAATTGCAGTAATTTGACAGGAAGGCAATTTACGATCTTAGTTATTGTACATCAATTTGAGTGCTGTACCATATCAGATTTGGAAAAAGAACTTAATGTCAGTAACAGCAGTTTGTCTATTGTTGTTTCTAAATTGGTTAAAGAAGGTTACCTGAAAAGAACTTATCCTTCAGAAGAAGAAGACAGAAGAAAGACATACATATCTTTAACACCAAAAGGAATATCGGTACTTACTGAAGTTTATGAAAGGATTATAAAAATTTTTGGAGATTTTTATTGTAATCTTGATGAAAAAAAGCAAAAAGACTTTGAAGAAGGCTTAAAAAAATTAAGTGCCATCTTTGGCAGTTAA
- a CDS encoding S-ribosylhomocysteine lyase: MKKIASFTVDHNKLVRGIFVSRKDSAGDEILTTFDIRMKEPNREPVLNTAEIHTMEHLGATFLRNHSKYAEKIIYFGPMGCRTGFYLVIHGDFSSEDVLPLITELFEFMAGFEGDVPGASPVECGNYLDMNLPMAKYESKKFLDEVLKNIKNENLYYPE; the protein is encoded by the coding sequence TTGAAAAAAATTGCGAGTTTTACCGTAGATCATAATAAACTGGTCAGAGGCATCTTTGTCTCCAGAAAGGACTCTGCAGGAGATGAAATATTGACGACTTTTGATATAAGAATGAAAGAACCTAACAGGGAGCCCGTATTAAATACGGCTGAAATTCATACTATGGAACATCTTGGCGCGACTTTTCTAAGAAATCACTCAAAGTATGCTGAAAAAATTATTTACTTCGGTCCTATGGGATGCAGAACTGGCTTCTATCTTGTCATTCATGGGGATTTTTCATCAGAAGATGTGCTTCCTTTAATTACAGAGTTGTTTGAATTTATGGCTGGTTTCGAAGGGGACGTTCCCGGCGCTTCTCCTGTGGAATGCGGAAATTATCTGGATATGAATCTTCCTATGGCAAAATATGAGTCCAAAAAATTCCTGGATGAAGTCCTTAAAAATATTAAAAATGAAAATCTATATTATCCTGAATAA
- a CDS encoding endonuclease/exonuclease/phosphatase family protein: protein MKLYLKKWILLGISIICLLFTIPLSLLAPTKMLDTFSSSDFIKIISYNIHYGISPKGHPVLNNILSFLISSDSDIVCLQEVDYKTFRSYFQKQPEYIAKKLSMYYFYTPTQNMIKGQTGNMVISRYPIESSKEYTLSFDKYPRKLQKTVIKAPFGDLAVFNTHLDLTKSIRKNQIEEIIKILEKCEEPFILTGDMNTSDLSELNKLFSLSVDTGKAMEKEELATFINKKYKSRIDYIFISKDVSLQSYDVPTLRLSDHEPVMIEIQ, encoded by the coding sequence ATGAAACTTTACCTAAAAAAATGGATATTATTAGGAATTTCCATCATCTGCTTGCTTTTCACAATTCCTTTAAGCCTTTTGGCGCCTACAAAAATGCTAGATACTTTTTCCTCTTCTGATTTCATCAAAATAATTTCTTATAATATTCACTATGGGATTAGTCCAAAAGGACATCCTGTCTTAAATAATATCCTATCTTTTCTTATATCCTCCGATAGCGATATAGTCTGCCTTCAGGAAGTGGACTATAAAACTTTTCGCTCTTATTTTCAGAAACAGCCTGAATACATTGCAAAAAAGCTCTCTATGTATTACTTTTATACACCTACGCAGAATATGATTAAAGGACAAACCGGAAATATGGTCATCAGTCGTTATCCTATTGAGTCTTCTAAAGAATACACCCTCTCTTTTGATAAATATCCACGAAAATTACAAAAAACTGTTATTAAAGCACCTTTCGGAGACTTGGCCGTTTTTAATACCCATTTGGATTTAACCAAATCGATTCGTAAAAATCAAATAGAGGAAATTATAAAGATATTAGAAAAATGCGAGGAACCTTTTATCCTTACAGGAGATATGAATACCTCCGACTTATCCGAATTAAACAAATTATTTTCTTTAAGTGTCGATACGGGAAAAGCTATGGAAAAAGAAGAGCTTGCTACGTTCATCAATAAAAAATATAAGTCACGTATTGATTATATATTTATCTCCAAGGATGTATCCCTTCAATCCTATGATGTACCAACTCTTCGTCTTTCTGATCACGAACCTGTAATGATTGAAATTCAATAG
- a CDS encoding ion channel: protein MFLIGFFLIKYNIEPLYIQIIWFIGFGGVFLTISFISFCAGFLINVLLLLLLPFILTQTNLIFIDPSSTSTTLSIISYFFLIAIIDLLIMAYHISNRVFWRTLFLFIQYLVLLSSILITFAILYAYLGNISNEGIKSSDQIIQNWDALYFSATTFFTIGLGDITPHSYSTITKSIIIVQAVISHLVTTILWPIIIIFASKSFSQK, encoded by the coding sequence TTGTTTTTAATTGGTTTCTTTCTTATCAAATATAATATTGAACCACTTTATATTCAAATCATATGGTTTATTGGCTTTGGAGGAGTCTTCCTTACTATCAGCTTTATTTCTTTCTGTGCAGGCTTTTTAATCAATGTTTTGCTACTTTTACTTCTTCCCTTTATATTGACCCAAACGAATTTGATTTTTATAGATCCATCAAGTACTTCCACTACTCTTTCTATTATCAGTTATTTCTTTTTGATTGCCATTATTGATCTTCTGATTATGGCATACCATATTTCTAATCGAGTTTTTTGGCGTACTTTATTTCTATTCATTCAATATCTTGTATTGCTATCTTCCATCCTGATAACCTTTGCTATTTTATATGCATATCTTGGGAATATTTCTAACGAAGGCATAAAGTCCAGCGACCAAATCATACAAAATTGGGATGCTCTTTATTTTAGCGCAACAACGTTTTTCACGATCGGGCTTGGTGATATTACACCTCATTCTTATTCTACTATTACCAAAAGCATTATCATTGTCCAGGCAGTTATCAGTCATCTGGTGACCACAATCCTTTGGCCTATCATCATCATCTTTGCATCGAAATCTTTTAGCCAAAAATAA
- the pheT gene encoding phenylalanine--tRNA ligase subunit beta — translation MNIPMSWLKDYTPIDCDIKTYVEAMTMSGSKVETYEEQGKEISNVVVGKILSVEKHPDADKLVVTKVDVGQEVIQVVTGAKNISVGDYIPVALNGATLPGGVKIKTGKLRGVESQGMMCSIQELGFTTQDYPEAAEDGIYIFQEEQPLGKDVKEIFGLNDVVVEYEITSNRPDCFSVIGIAREAAATFNLPFNYPEISVKESGGNISDYISIEIENKELCPRYAARVIKNVKIGPSPKWMRQRLLAAGVRPINNIVDITNYIMLEMGQPMHAFDLAKLDKKKIVVRNAKSGEKIMTLDGVERDIDESMLLITDGEQPLAVAGVMGGEETKITEETKDILFECANFNGANIRVTAKKLGLRTDASVKYSKGLDPENVLNALNRAAQLVEELGAGEVVSGIIDVYPGKREPKTIPYSVEKINGLLGTSLSEDEMIGYLTRLEFKVDKEAKTVTIPTFRPDIEGNADLAEEVARLYGYDKIDTTLETGTPTVGKKTYAQKMEYTVKEVMESQGFYEIMNYSFESPKVFDKLNIPENDPLRNVITISNPLGEDFSVMRTQTLNGMLTSLSTNYNRRNEEAYLYEIAKVYIPKSLPLTELPDERTKLTIGMYGKGDFYDLKGNVEVLFEKLGMDDKVEYSLKQDLPWMHPGRCASVSVGDKEIGYIGELHPTVAANYDIDTRVYVGVLDMPALLEEAQLEREYKPLPKYPAVTRDIAMLVKDEVLVKDIENIIKQRGGKILESYSLFDVYKGKQIQEGYKSVAYSIIFRASDRTLTEDEVNKAMKKILNGLEATLGAQLRG, via the coding sequence ATGAATATACCTATGTCTTGGCTTAAAGACTATACGCCAATTGATTGTGATATAAAAACTTATGTAGAAGCTATGACCATGTCCGGTTCTAAGGTAGAAACCTATGAAGAACAGGGCAAAGAAATTTCCAATGTTGTGGTAGGAAAGATTTTGTCCGTAGAAAAACACCCTGATGCAGATAAATTAGTGGTTACAAAGGTGGATGTAGGGCAGGAAGTTATTCAGGTTGTAACAGGAGCTAAAAATATTTCTGTTGGAGATTATATTCCCGTTGCCCTTAATGGTGCCACATTGCCCGGAGGCGTTAAAATCAAAACTGGGAAGCTTCGTGGAGTAGAATCCCAGGGGATGATGTGTTCTATTCAGGAATTAGGATTTACCACTCAGGATTATCCGGAAGCTGCAGAAGACGGAATATACATTTTCCAGGAAGAACAGCCTTTAGGAAAAGATGTAAAGGAAATTTTCGGCCTTAATGATGTGGTTGTAGAATACGAAATAACTTCCAATCGTCCTGATTGCTTTAGTGTAATAGGTATTGCCAGAGAAGCAGCAGCAACCTTTAATTTGCCTTTTAACTATCCTGAGATTTCTGTAAAAGAAAGTGGAGGAAATATTTCTGATTATATTTCCATAGAAATTGAGAATAAAGAACTTTGCCCCAGATATGCTGCAAGGGTGATTAAGAATGTAAAGATAGGCCCTTCTCCTAAATGGATGAGACAGCGCCTTTTAGCAGCAGGTGTAAGACCAATTAACAATATTGTAGATATTACCAACTATATTATGCTGGAAATGGGTCAGCCCATGCATGCTTTTGATCTGGCAAAGCTGGATAAGAAAAAAATCGTGGTTCGCAATGCAAAGTCTGGAGAAAAAATTATGACTCTTGACGGAGTAGAAAGAGATATAGATGAATCCATGCTTTTAATTACCGATGGCGAACAACCTTTAGCTGTTGCTGGCGTTATGGGTGGAGAAGAAACAAAAATAACAGAAGAAACAAAGGATATTCTCTTTGAATGTGCGAATTTTAACGGGGCAAATATAAGAGTGACAGCCAAGAAATTAGGGCTTAGAACCGATGCATCCGTAAAATATTCTAAGGGTCTTGATCCTGAAAATGTATTGAATGCTTTAAACAGAGCCGCACAATTAGTAGAAGAATTAGGAGCCGGGGAAGTAGTCAGCGGTATTATCGATGTATATCCCGGAAAGAGAGAACCAAAGACCATTCCCTATTCCGTAGAAAAAATCAATGGACTTCTTGGAACTTCCTTATCTGAAGACGAGATGATTGGCTACTTAACCCGTCTTGAGTTTAAAGTAGACAAAGAAGCGAAAACTGTTACCATACCTACTTTCCGTCCTGATATAGAAGGAAATGCTGACTTGGCAGAGGAAGTTGCCAGATTATATGGATATGACAAGATCGATACCACTTTAGAAACTGGAACTCCAACTGTAGGAAAGAAAACTTATGCACAAAAAATGGAGTATACTGTTAAAGAAGTTATGGAAAGTCAAGGTTTCTATGAAATCATGAACTATTCCTTTGAAAGTCCTAAAGTTTTTGATAAACTCAATATTCCTGAAAATGATCCGCTTCGTAATGTGATTACCATATCCAATCCTTTAGGAGAAGACTTCAGTGTGATGAGAACACAGACCTTAAATGGCATGTTGACTTCTTTATCCACAAATTATAACAGAAGAAATGAAGAAGCGTATCTTTATGAAATAGCGAAAGTATATATTCCTAAATCCCTTCCATTAACGGAGCTACCTGATGAAAGAACAAAGCTTACCATAGGAATGTATGGTAAGGGAGACTTCTATGATTTAAAAGGAAACGTAGAAGTGTTATTTGAGAAATTGGGCATGGATGACAAGGTAGAGTACAGTTTAAAACAAGATTTGCCCTGGATGCATCCTGGCCGTTGTGCATCTGTTTCAGTTGGGGATAAGGAAATAGGCTATATCGGAGAACTTCATCCTACGGTAGCAGCCAATTATGATATTGATACCAGGGTATATGTAGGTGTTCTGGATATGCCTGCACTACTGGAAGAAGCTCAGCTTGAAAGAGAATATAAGCCACTTCCAAAATATCCTGCAGTGACCAGAGACATTGCGATGTTGGTTAAAGACGAAGTCCTTGTAAAAGATATTGAAAATATTATAAAACAAAGAGGCGGAAAAATATTAGAATCCTATAGCTTATTTGATGTCTACAAAGGCAAACAAATTCAAGAGGGCTATAAATCCGTTGCTTACTCCATTATCTTTAGAGCTTCTGACCGTACTTTGACAGAAGATGAAGTGAATAAAGCCATGAAGAAAATATTAAATGGTTTAGAAGCCACTTTAGGCGCACAATTAAGAGGGTAA